A portion of the Vibrio coralliirubri genome contains these proteins:
- the thiL gene encoding thiamine-phosphate kinase, translated as MSGEFNLIEKYFVNRQPQRKDVLLAAGDDCALVKAPGNVEIAISTDTLVAGTHFLAEANPAWVAHKALASNISDLAAMGATPAWVSFALTMPEIDEAWLAPFCDSFFKLADYFGIQLIGGDTTKGPLSLTLTVQGFVPEGRALRRDGAKVGDWIYVTGNLGDSKAGLEVLLNPEQNRAKPYAAELEERHYVSAPRVLAGQALVNLASSAIDISDGVIADLKHILKRSQVGASIDVSTLPISPELRQFAPDITSAQQYALTSGEEYELCFTVPEENKGSLESALSHTGTKVTCIGQIRPVEYFELHNNGEPLSWNLTGYDHFKVN; from the coding sequence ATGTCTGGCGAATTTAACCTGATTGAAAAATATTTTGTAAATCGACAACCACAACGTAAAGACGTTCTTCTAGCTGCTGGCGATGATTGTGCTTTGGTCAAAGCGCCGGGCAATGTTGAGATAGCGATCAGCACGGACACCTTAGTGGCTGGTACCCATTTCTTAGCGGAAGCGAATCCGGCTTGGGTGGCACACAAGGCGTTGGCTTCCAATATCAGTGACCTTGCTGCAATGGGCGCGACGCCTGCGTGGGTGTCATTTGCTTTAACCATGCCTGAAATCGATGAAGCATGGCTTGCTCCCTTCTGTGACTCCTTTTTTAAACTCGCAGACTACTTTGGTATTCAGTTAATTGGTGGTGACACCACCAAAGGCCCACTAAGCCTGACACTGACGGTACAGGGCTTTGTTCCTGAAGGACGAGCGCTGCGCAGAGATGGCGCGAAAGTGGGCGACTGGATTTACGTAACAGGTAACCTAGGTGACAGCAAAGCTGGCCTAGAGGTGTTACTTAACCCAGAGCAGAATAGAGCGAAGCCTTATGCTGCTGAGCTTGAAGAGAGACATTATGTGAGCGCTCCACGAGTGTTAGCGGGTCAGGCGCTTGTGAACCTTGCTTCATCGGCGATTGATATCTCTGATGGCGTTATTGCTGATTTAAAACATATCCTTAAGCGTTCTCAAGTTGGTGCGAGTATTGATGTAAGCACGCTGCCTATCTCTCCAGAGTTACGTCAGTTCGCTCCTGATATCACTTCAGCTCAGCAATATGCGCTGACCAGTGGTGAAGAGTACGAACTGTGCTTTACTGTACCAGAAGAGAATAAAGGGTCGTTGGAAAGTGCTTTGTCACACACTGGTACAAAAGTCACCTGCATTGGCCAGATAAGACCTGTAGAATATTTTGAATTACACAATAATGGTGAACCACTAAGCTGGAACTTAACTGGTTACGATCACTTTAAGGTTAATTGA
- the pgpA gene encoding phosphatidylglycerophosphatase A, producing the protein MTNPLSLISLKNPWHFLATGFGSGLSPIIPGTMGTLASIPLYLLLVQLPFPAYVAVVVVSCIIGIKICQVTSDDMGVHDHGSIVWDEFAGFWITMSLVPMLNIPADDWKWLLTGFVLFRFFDMVKPWPIGWLDARIHGGLGIMIDDIVAGIMAAISLYAVAHFAGWLV; encoded by the coding sequence ATGACAAACCCACTTTCTCTTATTTCTCTTAAAAACCCTTGGCATTTCTTAGCAACGGGTTTTGGCAGTGGCTTATCGCCTATTATTCCCGGCACAATGGGCACGCTCGCGTCTATTCCGTTGTACCTGTTGTTGGTTCAGTTACCGTTTCCTGCTTACGTTGCCGTGGTGGTGGTAAGTTGCATTATTGGTATTAAGATCTGCCAAGTAACGTCTGATGATATGGGCGTGCATGACCACGGTTCTATCGTTTGGGATGAGTTTGCGGGCTTTTGGATCACCATGAGCTTAGTGCCTATGCTGAATATCCCTGCCGATGACTGGAAATGGCTGCTGACTGGTTTTGTGCTTTTCCGCTTCTTTGACATGGTAAAACCATGGCCGATTGGTTGGCTAGATGCACGAATTCACGGCGGCTTGGGTATCATGATTGACGATATTGTAGCGGGTATTATGGCGGCTATTTCGTTGTATGCCGTGGCACATTTCGCTGGTTGGTTAGTGTGA
- the dxs gene encoding 1-deoxy-D-xylulose-5-phosphate synthase has protein sequence MTLDISKYPTLALADKPEDLRLLPKETLTQLCDELRTYLLNSVSQSSGHLASGLGTVELTVALHYVYNTPFDQLVWDVGHQAYPHKILTGRRDRLSTIRQKDGLHPFPWRQESEYDTLSVGHSSTSISAALGMAISAKKEGKNRKVVSVIGDGAITAGMAFEAMNHAGDIHNDMLVILNDNEMSISENVGALNNHLAQVLSGSLYTSIREGGKKVLSGVPPIKELVRRTEEHLKGMVVPGTMFEELGFNYIGPIDGHDVNELIKTLKNMRDLKGPQFLHIMTKKGKGYEPAEKDPIGYHGVPKFDPAHSSLPKSTSSKPTFSKIFGDFLCDMAAQDPKLMAITPAMREGSGMVRFSKEYPEQYFDVAIAEQHAVTLATGMAIAGDKPIVAIYSTFLQRGYDQLIHDVAIMDLPVMFAIDRAGLVGADGQTHQGAFDLSFMRCIPNMVIMAPSDENECRQMLYTGHQHTGPSAVRYPRGNGMGTEIQSEFTALEIGKGRIVRESEKAKDGSKVAILSFGTFLESALQAADAIDATVADMRFVKPLDEALIKQLAADHDVLVTIEENAIAGGAGAGVIEFLMQEKLLMPVLNLGLPDKFIAQGTQGELHEELGLDAKGIEKSVSDYLAK, from the coding sequence ATGACTCTTGATATATCAAAGTACCCAACTCTTGCTTTGGCTGATAAGCCAGAGGATTTGCGTCTACTTCCAAAAGAGACGCTGACACAGCTTTGTGATGAATTACGTACCTATCTTCTTAACTCAGTGAGCCAGTCAAGTGGTCACTTAGCGTCAGGCTTAGGTACAGTAGAGCTGACAGTTGCTCTGCACTATGTGTACAACACGCCTTTTGACCAGTTGGTTTGGGATGTTGGCCACCAAGCATACCCGCATAAAATTCTTACTGGTCGTCGCGACCGCTTGTCGACTATCCGTCAAAAAGATGGACTGCACCCATTCCCATGGCGTCAAGAGAGCGAATACGACACTCTTTCTGTTGGTCACTCTTCAACTTCGATCAGTGCTGCACTTGGTATGGCTATCAGTGCGAAGAAAGAAGGCAAGAACCGTAAAGTCGTGAGTGTGATTGGTGATGGCGCGATTACTGCGGGTATGGCATTTGAAGCCATGAACCACGCGGGCGATATTCACAATGACATGCTGGTTATCCTGAACGATAACGAGATGTCGATCTCTGAAAACGTAGGTGCGCTAAACAACCACCTAGCTCAAGTTCTTTCTGGCAGTCTTTACACGTCAATTCGTGAGGGCGGCAAGAAAGTGCTATCAGGCGTTCCGCCGATTAAAGAGCTGGTTCGTCGTACAGAAGAACATCTAAAAGGCATGGTTGTCCCTGGCACCATGTTCGAAGAGTTAGGCTTTAACTACATTGGCCCAATTGATGGTCACGATGTCAATGAGCTGATTAAAACGCTTAAGAACATGAGAGACCTTAAAGGCCCTCAGTTCCTGCATATCATGACTAAGAAAGGCAAAGGCTACGAGCCAGCTGAGAAAGATCCAATCGGTTACCACGGCGTACCGAAATTCGATCCAGCACACTCCAGTCTGCCTAAGAGCACCAGCTCTAAACCAACTTTCTCTAAGATTTTTGGCGATTTCCTGTGTGATATGGCCGCGCAAGATCCTAAGCTGATGGCGATCACGCCTGCAATGCGTGAAGGCTCTGGCATGGTGCGTTTCTCGAAAGAGTACCCAGAACAATACTTCGACGTAGCGATTGCTGAGCAGCATGCTGTGACGCTAGCAACGGGTATGGCGATTGCGGGTGATAAGCCGATAGTCGCTATCTACTCGACGTTCCTACAACGTGGTTACGATCAACTGATCCACGATGTGGCTATCATGGACTTACCGGTCATGTTTGCTATCGACCGTGCAGGCCTTGTCGGCGCCGATGGTCAAACACACCAAGGTGCGTTCGACTTAAGCTTCATGCGTTGTATTCCAAACATGGTGATCATGGCGCCAAGCGACGAAAACGAATGTCGCCAAATGCTTTACACCGGCCACCAGCACACAGGTCCAAGTGCCGTTCGTTACCCTCGCGGTAATGGTATGGGCACTGAGATACAAAGTGAATTTACCGCGCTTGAGATTGGTAAAGGTCGTATCGTTCGCGAAAGCGAAAAAGCAAAAGATGGCTCGAAAGTCGCTATCCTAAGTTTCGGTACTTTCCTTGAGAGTGCACTTCAAGCCGCTGACGCCATCGATGCGACAGTTGCAGATATGCGCTTTGTGAAACCACTCGATGAAGCTCTGATCAAACAGCTTGCTGCTGACCACGATGTTCTGGTGACTATCGAAGAGAATGCGATTGCAGGTGGTGCCGGCGCAGGTGTAATTGAGTTCTTGATGCAAGAGAAACTACTGATGCCAGTATTGAACCTTGGCCTACCAGACAAGTTCATTGCTCAAGGTACTCAAGGCGAACTGCACGAAGAGCTTGGCTTAGATGCGAAAGGTATTGAGAAGTCTGTCTCTGACTACCTTGCTAAGTAA
- the ispA gene encoding (2E,6E)-farnesyl diphosphate synthase, with product MIETLLSYQARNNEQLNLWLDRLPHQNQNLINAMRYGLLLGGKRARPFLVYITGEMLGCTAEELDTPASAIECIHAYSLIHDDLPAMDDDELRRGHQTCHIKYDEATAILTGDALQTLAFTILAEGTLSADGESNRVQMIQRLAEASGAQGMCIGQALDIEAENRSVTLEELEEVHRNKTGALMKCAIRLGALAAGEKAFEVMPQLDKYADAIGLAFQVQDDILDITGDTETLGKPQGSDQELNKSTYPSLLGLEGAQEKAQTLLQEALQALAAIPYNTQLLEEFARYVIERKN from the coding sequence ATGATCGAGACTTTATTGTCTTATCAAGCACGTAATAACGAGCAACTGAACCTTTGGCTTGATCGCCTGCCACACCAAAATCAGAACCTGATCAACGCGATGCGTTATGGGTTACTTTTAGGCGGTAAACGCGCACGTCCATTTCTTGTCTACATTACAGGGGAAATGCTCGGCTGCACCGCTGAAGAGCTCGACACTCCAGCATCTGCAATCGAATGTATTCATGCCTATTCTCTGATTCACGACGACCTTCCAGCAATGGACGACGATGAACTGCGTCGTGGCCATCAGACTTGTCACATCAAATACGATGAAGCAACGGCAATTTTAACTGGCGATGCACTACAAACTCTCGCGTTTACTATACTTGCGGAAGGTACATTAAGTGCTGACGGTGAAAGCAATCGCGTTCAAATGATTCAACGCCTAGCTGAAGCCTCTGGTGCACAAGGTATGTGCATTGGACAAGCACTTGATATTGAAGCTGAAAACCGCTCTGTCACGCTAGAAGAGTTAGAAGAAGTTCACCGCAATAAAACGGGCGCGCTAATGAAATGTGCGATTCGTTTAGGTGCTCTCGCTGCTGGTGAAAAAGCGTTTGAAGTGATGCCTCAATTAGACAAGTACGCCGATGCCATTGGATTAGCATTCCAGGTTCAAGATGATATTTTAGATATCACTGGCGATACTGAAACTTTGGGTAAGCCACAGGGTTCTGACCAAGAATTGAACAAAAGCACCTACCCTTCTTTGCTAGGTTTAGAGGGCGCTCAAGAAAAAGCGCAAACTCTGCTACAGGAAGCGCTTCAAGCTTTGGCTGCAATCCCATACAATACCCAGTTACTCGAAGAGTTCGCCCGATACGTCATCGAGCGCAAGAACTAA
- the xseB gene encoding exodeoxyribonuclease VII small subunit, whose translation MATKKPENMSFEAAIEELDGLVDQLENGDLALDDALKKFERGISLARAGQSKLNDAEQRVSILLQNDENVELSDFNPQPE comes from the coding sequence ATGGCTACTAAGAAACCTGAAAATATGAGCTTTGAAGCAGCAATCGAAGAGCTTGATGGCTTGGTTGATCAACTAGAAAATGGTGATCTAGCTTTAGATGATGCGCTGAAAAAGTTCGAACGAGGCATCTCCCTCGCTCGTGCCGGTCAAAGCAAACTAAACGATGCTGAACAGCGTGTTAGCATCCTACTGCAAAATGATGAAAACGTAGAACTTAGTGACTTTAACCCACAACCAGAATAA
- the pomA gene encoding flagellar motor protein PomA, with the protein MDLATLIGLIGGFAFVIMAMILGGSLGMFYDTTSILIVVGGSTFVVLMKFTMGQFFGATKIAGKAFMFKADEPEDLIAKIVEMADAARKGGFLALEEMEISNSFMQKGIDLLVDGHDGDVVRAALQKDIALTTERHEQGAKVFSAFGDVSPAMGMIGTLVGLVAMLSNMDDPKAIGPAMAVALLTTLYGAILSNMVFFPIADKLALRRDQETLNRRLVMDGVLAIQDGQNPRVIDGYLKSYLNEGKRMIDGEPA; encoded by the coding sequence GTGGATTTAGCAACCCTAATAGGTTTGATTGGTGGATTTGCCTTTGTAATTATGGCAATGATCCTAGGTGGAAGCCTCGGGATGTTCTATGACACGACATCCATTTTGATCGTAGTTGGTGGCTCAACCTTTGTTGTTCTAATGAAGTTCACCATGGGACAGTTCTTTGGTGCGACTAAAATCGCAGGCAAAGCTTTTATGTTTAAAGCGGACGAGCCTGAAGATCTTATCGCTAAGATTGTAGAAATGGCTGATGCGGCTCGTAAAGGTGGTTTCTTAGCTCTGGAAGAGATGGAAATCAGTAACAGCTTCATGCAAAAGGGTATCGATCTGTTGGTGGATGGCCATGATGGAGATGTAGTACGTGCGGCATTGCAAAAAGACATCGCGTTAACCACAGAGCGTCACGAGCAGGGCGCGAAAGTGTTCTCTGCATTTGGTGATGTTTCTCCTGCGATGGGCATGATTGGTACCTTGGTTGGTCTCGTTGCCATGCTTTCGAACATGGATGATCCAAAAGCGATCGGTCCTGCGATGGCGGTCGCTCTTTTGACTACCCTGTACGGTGCGATTCTTTCTAACATGGTGTTCTTCCCTATTGCTGACAAGCTTGCGCTACGTCGTGACCAAGAGACACTTAACCGTCGTCTGGTTATGGATGGTGTACTCGCGATTCAAGATGGTCAGAACCCACGAGTTATTGATGGTTACCTGAAGAGCTACCTAAATGAAGGTAAGCGTATGATTGATGGTGAACCTGCGTAA
- a CDS encoding flagellar motor protein MotB — protein MDEENPCKCPPPGLPQWMGTFADLMSLLMCFFVLLLSFSEMDVLKFKQIAGSMKFAFGVQNRLEVKDIPKGTSIIAQEFRPGRPEPTPIDVIMQQTIDITQQTLEFHEGESERAGGTMRDQGKMTGGKSPEVSTHDNQNSESDQQQQQAEAQSQEMETLMESIKKALEREIDQGAIEVENLGQQIVIRIREKGAFPSGSAFLQPKFRPLVRQVAELVKDVPGIVRISGHTDNQRLDSELYRSNWDLSSQRAVSVAQEMEKVRGFSHQRLRVRGMADTEPVEPNDTEWQRSLNRRVEISIMQGEPLYSDEVPVINE, from the coding sequence ATGGATGAAGAGAATCCATGTAAATGTCCTCCTCCGGGGTTGCCTCAATGGATGGGGACATTTGCTGACTTGATGTCACTGCTGATGTGTTTCTTCGTACTGCTGCTCTCATTCTCTGAGATGGACGTACTGAAGTTCAAACAGATCGCTGGCTCGATGAAATTCGCGTTTGGTGTACAAAACCGCTTGGAAGTGAAAGACATTCCTAAAGGCACCAGCATCATTGCACAAGAGTTCCGTCCTGGTCGCCCAGAGCCGACACCGATTGATGTGATCATGCAGCAGACGATTGATATTACGCAGCAAACGCTTGAGTTTCATGAAGGTGAATCTGAGCGTGCTGGCGGTACCATGCGTGACCAAGGCAAGATGACCGGAGGCAAGTCGCCAGAGGTCTCGACTCACGACAATCAAAACTCTGAGTCAGACCAACAGCAACAACAAGCCGAGGCTCAATCGCAAGAGATGGAAACCTTGATGGAAAGCATCAAGAAGGCGTTGGAGCGAGAGATCGACCAAGGCGCGATTGAAGTTGAAAATCTTGGCCAACAGATTGTGATTCGAATTCGTGAGAAGGGTGCATTCCCATCGGGTTCTGCTTTCTTACAACCTAAGTTCCGACCTTTGGTGAGACAGGTCGCTGAGTTGGTGAAAGATGTTCCGGGTATCGTTCGAATCTCAGGGCACACCGATAATCAACGTCTTGATTCAGAGCTTTATCGCTCTAATTGGGACTTGTCATCACAGCGAGCAGTGTCTGTTGCTCAAGAGATGGAAAAGGTGCGTGGTTTCTCTCATCAACGCTTGAGAGTACGCGGCATGGCGGATACAGAGCCAGTCGAGCCGAACGATACTGAATGGCAACGTAGCCTCAACCGCCGCGTTGAAATCAGCATCATGCAGGGCGAGCCGCTTTACAGTGATGAAGTGCCTGTTATTAATGAATAG
- the thiI gene encoding tRNA uracil 4-sulfurtransferase ThiI: MKFIVKPHPEIFVKSESVRKRFTRILECNIRNVIQRRCESVAVFNRRDHIEVTSESDQYYAEVLEALTHTPGIHHSLEVQQSEFKDLHDIYEQVLERSRADIEGKTFSVRAKRRGKHDFTSIELERYVGGGLNQAVESAKVRLKNPDVTVKVEVANDKLNQVLARHKGLGGFPLGTQEDLLSLISGGFDSGVSSYLHIKRGSKVHYCFFNLGGPAHEIGVKQVAHYLWNKYGSSAKVKFISVDFEPVVAEILENVEDGQMGVVLKRMFMRAGGMVAERFGIEALVTGEALGQVSSQTLTNLRHIDNVTDTLILRPLINWDKEDIIDLSRIIGTEDFAKVMPEYCGVISKKPTVKAKKGKLEAEEAKFNFEVLDQVIENARVMDIRDIEKESQEQAPEVEQVQAVAEHAIVLDIRSPEEEDESPLEIEGVEIKHIPFFKLSTQFGDLDQAKEYLLYCDRGVMSRLQALYLQEQGFHNVKVYRP, from the coding sequence ATGAAATTTATTGTTAAGCCCCATCCGGAAATTTTTGTAAAAAGTGAATCGGTGCGTAAGCGCTTCACAAGGATTCTAGAGTGCAACATTCGTAACGTTATTCAACGTCGCTGTGAAAGTGTTGCGGTATTCAACCGTCGCGATCATATCGAAGTGACGTCTGAGAGTGACCAGTACTACGCAGAAGTGTTAGAGGCTCTGACTCACACTCCAGGTATTCACCACTCTCTTGAAGTACAACAGTCTGAATTCAAAGACTTGCACGATATTTACGAGCAAGTACTAGAACGCAGCCGTGCTGACATTGAAGGCAAGACTTTCTCTGTTCGTGCTAAGCGTCGTGGTAAGCATGACTTTACCTCTATTGAACTTGAACGCTACGTAGGCGGCGGTCTAAACCAAGCCGTTGAGTCAGCTAAAGTTCGACTTAAGAACCCTGATGTAACCGTTAAGGTTGAAGTGGCTAACGATAAGCTAAACCAAGTTCTAGCTCGTCACAAAGGCCTGGGTGGTTTCCCTCTTGGTACTCAAGAAGATCTACTGAGCTTGATCTCTGGCGGCTTTGATTCTGGTGTTTCAAGCTACTTGCACATCAAACGTGGCTCTAAGGTTCACTACTGTTTCTTCAACCTTGGTGGCCCAGCACACGAGATTGGCGTTAAGCAAGTAGCTCACTACCTATGGAATAAATACGGCTCATCTGCAAAGGTGAAGTTCATTTCTGTAGACTTCGAACCTGTGGTTGCTGAAATCCTTGAGAACGTAGAAGACGGCCAAATGGGCGTTGTTCTTAAGCGTATGTTCATGCGTGCTGGTGGTATGGTTGCAGAGCGCTTCGGTATTGAAGCTCTAGTAACGGGTGAAGCACTTGGTCAGGTTTCTAGCCAAACGCTAACTAACCTTCGCCACATCGACAACGTGACAGATACTTTGATTCTTCGTCCGCTTATCAACTGGGACAAAGAAGACATCATTGACCTTTCTCGTATCATCGGTACTGAAGACTTCGCTAAGGTAATGCCTGAGTACTGTGGTGTTATCTCTAAGAAACCAACAGTGAAAGCGAAGAAAGGCAAACTGGAAGCAGAAGAAGCTAAGTTTAACTTTGAAGTGCTGGATCAAGTGATCGAGAACGCTCGTGTTATGGATATCCGTGACATCGAGAAAGAGAGCCAAGAGCAAGCGCCTGAAGTTGAACAAGTTCAAGCTGTTGCTGAGCACGCTATCGTTCTTGATATCCGTAGCCCAGAAGAAGAAGACGAAAGCCCATTAGAGATCGAGGGTGTTGAAATTAAACACATCCCATTCTTCAAGCTTTCGACTCAGTTTGGCGACCTAGACCAAGCGAAAGAGTACTTGTTGTACTGTGACCGTGGTGTAATGAGCCGT